GAAATAAAAAATATTGATTATTTTTCCAAGAAATCGCTTCATTCCCTTACCGAAATATTTTTCCCAGTCAAACCAATCAATTGCACAATATTTGTAAATACGATATAACACTTTGAGTTTTTTATAATAAGCTTTATCCGGACATGTACCATCAAGGGGCATAATATCCACACGTATCCCATTAGCAATATCTGCCGGATGATTTTTTAATATTAAAGCAGTATTGATGTTTTGTACCGTGGCCGCATGCAGATTACAAGCAGCATCAGTTTTGTACGTTTGCAGAAAATACGGCGCTTCTAATTCTTTTGCGGCTATTTCACAAAATCTTTCGTAATCCGGACGGGGCATATTTAAATCAATGTCATCATCCCATGGGATAAAACCTTTATGACGCACAGCACCAAGCAACGTACCCCATGCAGCAAAATATGTTATATTATATTTTTCACAAATTTTAATTACCTGTTTCAATATATCCAATTGTACAAGCTGCATTTCTCTAATTTGTTTATTCATAATTCCTTATCTCCTTGTTGCAACATTTAATCCAATTAACTTTATAACGCAGCATTTAACTACTTCACAAGATGATGCATATAACGTTGGTTTTTCGGTAACGGTATCATATAGCTACCGTACATGTATTTTAAGAGCGCATCATATCCTATTGGACAATGAAGTTGTATATCTTCAAAATCAAGCAAAACCACATCTTTTAACCATGCCTTTTTAAGAATGTGCCAGCTGTGATAAATGACAACATATTCTGTGACTGCATATGGTGTTTCTTTGTATAATTTTTCTTGTTTTTCATGAAAAAACGCTCCGTTCTGATTGTGATAAAAATATTTGTTAATAAATTTTCCCAACGTACGTTTAATACCTTTGCCAAAGTAATCATCTTGGTGGAAAAGGTCAATAGCACAATATTTGTAGAATCTGTATTTTATTTTAAAGATTGATCTGTGAAATAAATCTGTATGCTTAATACCATCTAAAGGGTATATGTCTATAAATAATCCAGGTTTTCTGCGATCTGTTGCTGGATATAAATGTGCTGTTTCCAAATTTAACACACGGGCAATATGCATTGTGTAGAAAGGATCTGTACGATTTATTTGTAAAAAATACGGATATTCTAACTCTTGTTTTGCTATTTCGCAAAACCTTTCATACTCCAGACGCGGCATCATTAAATCAACATCATCATCCCAAGGAATAAAACCTTTGTGACGTACCGCGCCAAGCAATGTGCCATATGCTGCAAAATAGGTTATATTATATTTTTCACAAATTTTAATTACCTGTTTCAATATATCCAATTGCACAAGCTGTACTTTTCTAATATCCATCCCTATCTCTCCTTGATAAATTCCATGTAGGATTTTTCTGTGGACAACGCAAAAATATCATGATGTACTGCCCTTTTTTCGATTGGAGGTGGGGTCATATAATCTCCATATAACATTGTCAACAAAATGTCATATTTAGCAGGACAACATAGTTGAGTATCTTCAAAATCAATGTATATTCTCTCATTAAGGAGCTGCTTGGCAAAATAAAATTTCTCTGAATAATCTATAACGATATCAGCTTCCGCATACTTACAAGATTTATACAACATTTCCTGTTTATCAAAGAAAAAACGAGGTGGTTTATTCCCGAAAATTGTATAATTTATCATCTTGCCAATAGAACGCTTAAAAACATCTCCGAAAGAGGGCTCATAATTAAAAAAATCGTAGGCACAGTATTTGTACAAACGGTATTTTTGTTTTATAATTTTTTGCTGTTTTGTATTCGGCGCAGCATCTATTGGGAATACGTCTATAAAAATTCCAGCCTTTAAGGAACGCGGCTTGTGTGTTCCAACAAAAGCTGTTTCAAGGTTTTGAACTTTTGCAAAATGGAGATTATACAATGGGTCTGTTTTGTTAATTTGTAAAAAATAGGGATATTCTAACTCTTGTCTTGCTATTTCGCAAAACCTTTCATACTCCGGACGCGGCATCATTAAATCAACATCATCATCCCATGGAATAAAACCTTTATGACGCACAGCACCAAGCAATGTACCCCATGCGGCAAAATATTCAATATTATGTTTTTCGCACAGAGCGATAACCTTTTTCAGTATATCAAGCTCAACAAGCTGAACTTTCCTCAGCTGCTCATACATAAGGCTTTCATCTCCTTGTTTTTGTCCTAAACTTAGACTATTATAATACGCTGTAGGCAATATTGCCATCATACTCTACTACAGAGGTGCTACTAATGGATATCTTAGTCACAGGCGGAGCCGGATTTATAGGCAGTCACACAGTTGTTGCCCTACAGCAGGCAGGGTATGACGTTATTGTTGCCGACAATTTTTCAAACAGCAAGCCTTCCGTTTTGGAAAATATCAAGAAAATTACAGGTAAGGATTTCAAGTTTTATGAAGCAGACG
This is a stretch of genomic DNA from Candidatus Equadaptatus faecalis. It encodes these proteins:
- a CDS encoding LicD family protein, whose translation is MMAILPTAYYNSLSLGQKQGDESLMYEQLRKVQLVELDILKKVIALCEKHNIEYFAAWGTLLGAVRHKGFIPWDDDVDLMMPRPEYERFCEIARQELEYPYFLQINKTDPLYNLHFAKVQNLETAFVGTHKPRSLKAGIFIDVFPIDAAPNTKQQKIIKQKYRLYKYCAYDFFNYEPSFGDVFKRSIGKMINYTIFGNKPPRFFFDKQEMLYKSCKYAEADIVIDYSEKFYFAKQLLNERIYIDFEDTQLCCPAKYDILLTMLYGDYMTPPPIEKRAVHHDIFALSTEKSYMEFIKER
- a CDS encoding LicD family protein; the protein is MDIRKVQLVQLDILKQVIKICEKYNITYFAAYGTLLGAVRHKGFIPWDDDVDLMMPRLEYERFCEIAKQELEYPYFLQINRTDPFYTMHIARVLNLETAHLYPATDRRKPGLFIDIYPLDGIKHTDLFHRSIFKIKYRFYKYCAIDLFHQDDYFGKGIKRTLGKFINKYFYHNQNGAFFHEKQEKLYKETPYAVTEYVVIYHSWHILKKAWLKDVVLLDFEDIQLHCPIGYDALLKYMYGSYMIPLPKNQRYMHHLVK
- a CDS encoding LicD family protein, which translates into the protein MNKQIREMQLVQLDILKQVIKICEKYNITYFAAWGTLLGAVRHKGFIPWDDDIDLNMPRPDYERFCEIAAKELEAPYFLQTYKTDAACNLHAATVQNINTALILKNHPADIANGIRVDIMPLDGTCPDKAYYKKLKVLYRIYKYCAIDWFDWEKYFGKGMKRFLGKIINIFYFGDKSYEYFFEMQEKLYQAIPYISAEYVADYPCDAWPFRKEIFAEKVYLDFEDIKICCPARYDELLTQLFGDYMTPPPKKDREQHHNILVADTEKSYTEYPDI